One window from the genome of Anolis sagrei isolate rAnoSag1 chromosome 4, rAnoSag1.mat, whole genome shotgun sequence encodes:
- the LOC132772883 gene encoding proto-oncogene Mas-like has product MTQLNTTPWLPSTYGIEASQDQNYTLEFSEDEAFEFLSVIFLLYITASLIPFICIFGLVGNAIVIWYLCFRIKKNPITTYVLNLAAADSAVLLSLGCLCIEFLLVYRDFSPWLFHCFLFTYTISQYLLTAISAEKCLSVVFPIWYRCHRPKYLSALICTLLWIMSCLMSGHLLLFIVETLDLVLQITSIMNFVLCTSVVIICTILLFIRTYCSLYQHRRGKFYVALVFILLVFICFGTPLSVTFILFFFDVFNYPHSLYLLMISITCASINSSVNPLIYFLIGRKKMKRSRQSFRLVLQRVFSDNVDCSVAGQSAPPVER; this is encoded by the coding sequence ATGACTCAGCTGAATACAACACCATGGCTTCCTTCCACTTACGGCATAGAAGCATCTCAAGACCAAAACTACACTTTAGAGTTCTCTGAGGATGAAGCATTTGAGTTTTTATCTGTTATATTCCTATTGTATATAACTGCCAGTCTTATCCCTTTCATATGTATATTTGGGCTGGTGGGGAATGCAATTGTCATCTGGTATCTCTGCTTTCGGATTAAAAAGAATCCCATCACCACCTATGTCTTAAACTTGGCTGCAGCTGACTCTGCGGTCCTGCTTTCTTTGGGATGTCTATGCATAGAGTTCCTTTTAGTATATCGAGATTTTTCTCCCTGGCTTTTCCACTGTTTTCTCTTCACTTACACCATTAGCCAATATCTTCTGACAGCCATCAGTGCTGAAAAATGCTTGTCTGTTGTTTTCCCAATCTGGTATCGATGTCACCGGCCCAAATACCTGTCTGCTCTTATTTGTACCTTGCTATGGATCATGTCCTGTCTGATGTCTGGACACTTACTTTTATTCATAGTAGAAACGTTAGATTTGGTGTTACAAATCACCAGTATTATGAACTTCGTGCTTTGTACTTCTGTTGTGATAATTTGTACTATCCTTCTTTTTATTAGGACATATTGTAGCTTATATCAACATCGACGAGGCAAGTTCTATGTTGCCCTTGTGTTTATACttcttgttttcatttgttttggtACCCCACTCAGTGttacattcattttatttttctttgatgtttttaattatccTCATTCCTTATATCTGTTGATGATATCTATAACATGTGCCTCCATCAATAGCAGTGTCAATCCACTGATTTACTTCCTTATTGGGAGGAAAAAGATGAAGCGGTCTAGACAATCCTTCAGACTGGTCCTCCAAAGAGTTTTCAGTGACAACGTTGATTGCAGCGTTGCTGGGCAATCTGCCCCACCTGTGGAAAGATAA
- the LOC132772884 gene encoding proto-oncogene Mas-like yields the protein MTHLSTTSQVTHLSTTSSLPFTHRVAGSEEQRNSSGFPDDDLLQGPNAAILYLILILFLTTFLTTCALGLVGNGTVLWYLCFIIKKNPITTYVLNLAAADSAVLICLFCSYLFPFLKEENDSSLVVLICFFLAYSSSQYLLTAISIEKCLSVIFPIWYRCHRLECLSAIICALLWIMPCLFLGGILLFTDVNLKVSQSICIINFILCTPLVIISTAVLFMRVFCSLHRRQHGRFFTVLLITLLVYLLFGTPLSVMFIYTSFGYLNPIYMSISMMGACINSSVNPLIYFLIGRKKMHRSKETLKLVLQRVFSDNVDCRESGQST from the coding sequence ATGACCCACCTGAGCACCACATCTCAGGTGACTCACCTGAGCACCACATCTTCGCTTCCTTTTACACACAGGGTAGCAGGTTCTGAAGAACAACGAAACAGTTCAGGCTTCCCTGATGATGATCTACTTCAGGGTCCAAATGCAGCCATATTGTATCTTATTTTGATCCTTTTTTTAACAACATTTTTAACAACATGTGCATTGGGGCTGGTGGGTAATGGCACCGTCCTCTGGTATCTCTGTTTTATTATTAAGAAGAATCCCATCACCACCTATGTCCTGAACCTAGCTGCAGCTGATTCTGCTGTgctcatttgtttgttttgctcatatttatttccctttttaaaagaagaaaatgattCCTCCCTAGTGGTGCTAATCTGTTTCTTCCTTGCGTATTCGAGTAGCCAGTATCTACTAACAGCTATTAGTATTGAGAAATGTCTCTCTGTCATTTTCCCAATCTGGTATAGATGTCACCGACTAGAATGCCTTTCTGCTATTATTTGTGCCCTGCTGTGGATCATGCCCTGTCTGTTTCTTGGAGGTATTTTATTATTCACAGATGTGAATTTAAAAGTCAGTCAGAGCATCTGCATTATTAACTTTATACTTTGTACTCCACTTGTGATAATCTCCACTGCGGTTCTTTTTATGAGAGTGTTCTGTAGCTTACATCGTCGACAGCATGGAAGATTCTTCACTGTTCTCTTAATTACACTTCTTGTCTATCTCCTTTTTGGAACCCCACTTAGTGTTATGTTCATTTACACTTCTTTTGGATATCTGAATCCTATATATATGAGTATATCTATGATGGGTGCTTGCATTAACAGCAGTGTCAATCCACTGATTTATTTCCTGATTGGGAGGAAAAAAATGCATCGTTCCAAGGAAACCTTAAAACTTGTACTCCAAAGGGTTTTTAGTGATAATGTAGACTGCAGAGAGAGTGGGCAATCCACCTAA
- the LOC132773530 gene encoding mas-related G-protein coupled receptor member H-like, translated as MIIVIVLVCLLGLLGNGRVIWHLGFNIKRNHFTTYIMNLSIADFGVLTCLLSIASIAIALNWYEGSRTFCLFFNTVFELLFLIYSSSQFLLTIISIDRCMAVLFPVWYRCHRPPYLSTVVCATIWILSSLLSGIHFIFHVYFVSNCAIHIFTFQLIVNVMLCTPLMAISTLTLFIKVCCKLKQQKRGKLVTTVLLTLLFFLIFCLPLNVSYIIHNLVSDFHVVLLRWVGFACASVNSSINPLIYFLVGRRQKKGQAKVPMRVALERVFKDEQDAGEEETPTEESHV; from the coding sequence ATGATCATTGTTATTGTTCTTGTCTGCCTTTTGGGACTTCTTGGGAATGGAAGGGTCATTTGGCATCTTGGCTTCAACATTAAGAGGAATCATTTCACAACCTACATCATGAATCTCTCCATTGCTGATTTTGGGGTCCTCACGTGCCTCCTTAGCATTGCTTCTATTGCAATTGCATTAAACTGGTATGAGGGAAGCCGTACTTTCTGTCTCTTCTTTAACACAGTCTTTGAGCTACTTTTCCTCATTTATTCTTCCAGCCAGTTTCTGTTGACAATCATTAGCATTGACAGGTGTATGGCTGTTCTCTTTCCAGTTTGGTATCGATGTCACAGGCCCCCATATCTATCCACTGTTGTTTGTGCAACAATTTGGATACTTTCCTCTCTGCTCTCtggaattcatttcatttttcatgTCTACTTCGTTAGCAACTGTGCAATACACATATTTACCTTTCAGCTGATTGTAAATGTTATGCTTTGCACTCCTCTCATGGCCATTTCCACTCTGACGCTGTTCATCAAAGTCTGCTGTAAACTGAAGCAACAGAAGCGAGGAAAGCTTGTTACAACTGTTTTGCTTACACTCCtcttttttctcatattttgtttACCACTTAATGTGTCTTATATAATCCATAACCTGGTTTCTGATTTTCATGTTGTTCTTCTGAGGTGGGTTGGTTTTGCCTGTGCTTCTGTGAATAGTAGCATCAACCCACTGATCTATTTCTTAGtcgggaggaggcaaaagaagggACAGGCCAAAGTCCCCATGAGGGTTGCACTTGAGAGGGTTTTCAAGGATGAGCAAGATGCTGGGGAAGAAGAAACCCCTACAGAAGAAAGCCATGTATAA